A window of Afipia carboxidovorans OM5 genomic DNA:
TTAGCAGTTGAAGGTCGTCGATCTGCTCCCCGGGAAGGGTGCCGTCATGCGCCAGGTTGCCGCCCTCGAACACGACGTCAGGTTTCACCGGCCACTGACGATCCCAGATCACTGAGGTGCGGCTGCGCGGCGACAATTCACCGGCTGGCGCGATCGGCGTGTAGTCAGCAAAGTCCGGATCGATGATGTCGACCTTCTCCGTGAAGGCGCCGACTGTGAGCGCATTCCAGGCTTGCGCCGGATCGTCCACGGGTTCGAGATCGTTGCGCGTCAGGTGATCTTCCGGCGTGAGGTCGTCCGCGATATTGCCGGCCGACAGGATAATCAGCCGGCGATTTGCTTCCTCGAAGCACAGCTGGTCGACGGACGCTGACCAAGATGATGGCCGCCCGCGTGCCGGATTCACGCTCGTGACCGCCATCGCGATCGCCCGACGCCGCTGCGGAGCCTGAACCTCGGCGCGTGCGATCGCCTCTCCGGTGATCGCACCGTAGAGTTCGGGATCGTTCGCTGGCCCCGCCACCGGGACCAGATCGCCATAGAGGCTGATGCCGGCCATGCGTGTGCCATGACCTTGCCAGGCTGGTGTATCATCGACGCCCCACGCGGGATTGATGGTATGGCAATCGGCTGCGGCAAGCAGCGGTTCGATCAGGGGATGGGTGCGGCGCACCCCGCTGTCGAGCAGACACACCGCGACGTTTTCCTGCCCGGGTGGCCCGATCCGGGCCAGTAACTCTTCGCTCCAGGCTCTCTGCTCGGCGCCACCGAGACCCATGAAGAAGGCCGGGGTGTCCTTCGCCCGGCGGAGTTCGGCAACGACGTCGCTGTGCGCCACGAGCCGATCGAGGGTTGCAGCATCCGACAACGCCAGAAGGATCTCCCGCTCGGGAAATCTCACGGCGTGGGGGCGCAACGTGATGTTCAGGGCCTGGGCGACTCGCTCGAAGTTTTCCCGTCGCCCGTCGCGCAGCCACACTTCCCACCACACCCGCTCATTGGGATCGATAGGAAACAGCCGATCTTCGTCGGTGAACAGCGAGTGGGCCGTCGCCAGACGCACCGTGTCGATGCGCGACACCAGCGGTTCATTCCGAGGGCGGCCCGATTGTGTGTCCGTGGTGCGATATGCCTCAATCTTGCGCAGGTAAAAGTTTTCAGCGCGCGCCGGCACGAAGACGGATGCACGCAATGGATCGCCGGGCTGCTCCGGCTCGCGCACGGCGACGACCTCCATGTGCTGGCGGCGATCGGCGAGGAGATCGAGGCCCGCGCGCTCCGAACCGGGCAACTGGATTTCGAGGTAGAAACCGGGCGTTCCGACGGCCACGCCCGCGTCGCGCCCCGCCATCTGTTGGCGAGCCGCACCGAGAGCCTGTCCGACGGCCTGCGCGAGCGCTTGTGCATGGGCAGCGCGTTCGCGATCGGGCAGAGCTGGTGGAGTAATGACCTGGTTCGGCCGCCGGTAGGGCTCCCTCACACCGTTGTTGCGCAGAAGGAGGTGCGGTCGGTCGCGCGGAAAATCGTCTGCCATGTCCGCGCTGCTATTCCGTTAAAGAGGCGCGCCGACGCTCCGTTAACGCTTCGAGCAGCGTTTCCGATGTGATCCGCTTACCGTTTCGCAGAAGAATGGATTTTGCTGCATCGTCGGCAGCGCGCACGATCTCGGCCTGTGACAGGCCGACCGCGTGTTGAGCGGCCTCAGACCAAGCGAGGCCGCGCGTGTCGAAACGATCGAGCCTCGCGCGGAGCAGCGCGTCGGCCAACGCAGCATCTGGCACCGCGTATTCGATGACGTCGTCGAAGCGCCGAAACAGCGCCTTGTCCAACAGCTTGGGATGGTTGGTCGCAGCGATGATCAAGCCGTGGCTTTCGTCCTGCTCCAAAAACTGCAGGAAAGAGTTCAACACACGGCGGATCTCGCCGACGTCCTGGCGCTCGCCGCGTCGCGCGCCGATCGCGTCGAACTCGTCGAAGAAGTAGACGCCCCGCGTTGCTTGCATCGCATCGAACACCAGCCGCAGCTTGGCGGCGGTTTCGCCCATGAATTTCGTGATCAGACCGTCAAGCACGATCGTGAACAAGGGCAGATGCAACTCACCTGCTAACACGGCCGCAGTCATGGTCTTGCCCGAGCCGGGCGGGCCGACAAGCAGCAGCTTGCGCCGCGGATAAAGACCATGTTCGCGCAAGTTCTGCTGTTGCCG
This region includes:
- a CDS encoding AAA family ATPase; amino-acid sequence: MTTARHIVTLLKSHIAGDEDRFLATAMQLAAHEARQGHGKLAQELKELVDAAKTKEPAIGREARPVPLVQPKGELASLLNARYPDLRLGDMILPETIRVRLVRVLKEQRQQQNLREHGLYPRRKLLLVGPPGSGKTMTAAVLAGELHLPLFTIVLDGLITKFMGETAAKLRLVFDAMQATRGVYFFDEFDAIGARRGERQDVGEIRRVLNSFLQFLEQDESHGLIIAATNHPKLLDKALFRRFDDVIEYAVPDAALADALLRARLDRFDTRGLAWSEAAQHAVGLSQAEIVRAADDAAKSILLRNGKRITSETLLEALTERRRASLTE
- a CDS encoding S8 family peptidase codes for the protein MADDFPRDRPHLLLRNNGVREPYRRPNQVITPPALPDRERAAHAQALAQAVGQALGAARQQMAGRDAGVAVGTPGFYLEIQLPGSERAGLDLLADRRQHMEVVAVREPEQPGDPLRASVFVPARAENFYLRKIEAYRTTDTQSGRPRNEPLVSRIDTVRLATAHSLFTDEDRLFPIDPNERVWWEVWLRDGRRENFERVAQALNITLRPHAVRFPEREILLALSDAATLDRLVAHSDVVAELRRAKDTPAFFMGLGGAEQRAWSEELLARIGPPGQENVAVCLLDSGVRRTHPLIEPLLAAADCHTINPAWGVDDTPAWQGHGTRMAGISLYGDLVPVAGPANDPELYGAITGEAIARAEVQAPQRRRAIAMAVTSVNPARGRPSSWSASVDQLCFEEANRRLIILSAGNIADDLTPEDHLTRNDLEPVDDPAQAWNALTVGAFTEKVDIIDPDFADYTPIAPAGELSPRSRTSVIWDRQWPVKPDVVFEGGNLAHDGTLPGEQIDDLQLLTTYFRPESRHFTTIGDTSAATAYAAGMAGAILAARPTYWPETVRALIVHSAEWTPAMRARVDACHGAKTQIQSLVRRYGYGVPDLGRALLSTRNDLTLIVQDELQPFQREGTAAAKTRDMKLHRLPWPKDELAALDDAQVELRVTLSYFIEPNPGERGWTRRHRYASHGLRFRMKLATESVDEFRARINQAARDEEEGAPGGGGEDWLLGTFRDRGSLHADFWSGSAADLAERDAVGVFPVGGWWKEKPYLERFDALAQYALVVTIRAPGSNVDIFTPVETTLAIQTTVET